Proteins encoded in a region of the Ornithodoros turicata isolate Travis chromosome 3, ASM3712646v1, whole genome shotgun sequence genome:
- the LOC135388076 gene encoding ribonuclease P protein subunit p14-like, protein MEGKGVLHVVVPAEHVYLDVALNFVDSDHPEMSAKLFKYAIMLALKQLHGEVGAGIPIDVLRYDKECMRAYLRTSVDQLVKVWSSLTLFSSYNNSQCSFRVYKVSHNLAALSVSSNAFQHVIVAPDGK, encoded by the exons ATGGAGGGAAAAGGCGTACTCCATGTCGTCGTTCCGGCAGAACACGTTTATCTAGACGTAGCACT GAATTTCGTGGACTCGGATCATCCAGAAATGAGCGCTAAACTTTTCAAGTACGCTATTATGCTTGCATTAAAGCAATTGCATGGCGAA GTAGGAGCCGGCATTCCAATAGATGTCCTACGCTACGACAAAGAGTGCATGAGGGCATACCTCCGAACATCAGTCGA CCAGCTGGTCAAAGTATGGAGCTCCCTGACGCTGTTCTCATCATACAATAACAGCCAGTGTAGTTTCAGGGTATATAAG GTCTCACACAACTTGGCAGCACTGAGTGTGTCAAGTAACGCGTTCCAGCATGTCATTGTGGCACCTGATGGAAAATGA